A portion of the Pseudomonas sp. PSE14 genome contains these proteins:
- a CDS encoding MalM family protein encodes MQAASGRYLSWVDDNGQVHNTFVDASFSQQQRQADKRIDQSDRARQLDASGTQWPGAQPAGESKRRYFTWVDAQGNIQNSFYAAGQVPPGRADYVLPNGDHSSEYIDAEAYEDKGFVRSENGNPYYTWVDEQGRMHNSPISAEQRAEAFRRGEQGGGKVAYTEGRQIDFKSRPADLPGLDGSGEQTDAMKALLKGSGKTLDDLYQDLQRRCCEQMADGDFTELSAEEPRYEELNKFSPSFDFPMGKSYFVAMKLPSSQRVYGLRVRSFANHQVVYPSLLFLDERKRPTRLVSDAVYKLNPETWYRYAFIEGTVPVRANQGERYVLLLTTDEDRSLQTLDNKPYKRPLENLAVNEAGMKVREHGDQGGFELAVVR; translated from the coding sequence ATGCAGGCCGCCAGCGGGCGCTACCTGTCCTGGGTGGACGACAACGGCCAGGTGCACAACACCTTCGTCGACGCCAGCTTCAGCCAGCAACAACGCCAGGCCGACAAGCGCATTGACCAGAGCGACCGGGCGCGCCAGCTCGACGCATCCGGTACCCAGTGGCCGGGCGCACAGCCGGCCGGGGAGAGCAAGCGCCGCTACTTCACCTGGGTCGATGCCCAGGGCAACATCCAGAACAGCTTCTATGCCGCTGGCCAGGTACCGCCGGGGCGCGCCGACTACGTGCTGCCCAACGGCGACCACTCTTCCGAGTACATCGACGCCGAGGCGTATGAGGACAAGGGCTTCGTTCGCAGCGAGAACGGCAACCCGTACTACACTTGGGTCGACGAGCAGGGGCGCATGCACAACTCGCCGATCAGCGCCGAGCAGCGGGCCGAAGCGTTCCGCCGGGGCGAGCAGGGTGGTGGCAAGGTCGCCTATACCGAAGGGCGACAGATCGATTTCAAGTCGCGTCCGGCGGACCTGCCCGGCCTGGATGGCAGCGGCGAGCAGACCGACGCCATGAAGGCGCTGCTCAAGGGCAGCGGCAAGACCCTCGACGATCTCTACCAGGACCTGCAGCGCCGCTGTTGCGAGCAGATGGCCGATGGCGACTTCACCGAGTTGAGCGCCGAAGAGCCGCGCTATGAAGAGCTGAACAAGTTCTCCCCGAGCTTCGACTTCCCCATGGGCAAGAGCTACTTCGTGGCGATGAAGCTGCCCAGCTCGCAGCGGGTCTACGGCCTGCGCGTGCGCAGCTTCGCCAACCACCAGGTGGTGTACCCGTCGCTGCTGTTCCTCGACGAACGCAAGCGCCCGACCCGCTTGGTGAGCGATGCGGTGTACAAGCTCAATCCGGAAACCTGGTACCGCTATGCCTTCATCGAGGGGACGGTGCCGGTGCGTGCCAACCAGGGCGAGCGTTACGTGCTGCTGCTCACCACGGATGAAGATCGCAGCTTGCAGACACTCGACAACAAACCCTACAAGCGCCCGCTGGAAAACCTGGCGGTGAACGAGGCGGGGATGAAGGTGCGCGAGCATGGCGACCAGGGCGGGTTCGAGCTGGCCGTGGTGCGCTGA
- a CDS encoding outer membrane protein transport protein produces the protein MTMRISPLALAMAGVSLGWSSLAGAQLANDLTIGNPKAMAMANAVTADSTGIDAVHYNPAALTKLKGRQTQLKLVTGVMDIRADFKAPPNYGDAAFGLDDDPVANSSSRTLTPTMYLPGLGGMTDMPLLVAPLAGLSINPPGSKFTFATNVYAPQALGYSRDSDSDPARYEGRRVSLQRITYFSPSVGYEINDTLSAGLSIGFSHQAMALDTDFRNPGLLTGLLQTLHDTTCVPGAQEIVELVFNVCGGRIGPYDSLANLKLDMQQSLSPSFNLGILWEPRDWFAWGATYQSESRMHLKGKYRVDYSQDWQGFWSGLQSSIFGAFLSPLFPYGNTDEEHGVATLNMVNPDSFSTGIKVRPFDKWQFNFDLKWTDYSDWNKLEIEFDKELDLLRIAKNFAPNGATDHSIILDRGYQDTWSYAMGMQYDVNDRLQLRAGYEYRPSAIPKDKADALVPIGDADLYGLGLGYQWDKDTVIDLGFNYFVSKQSIKSGSSCNLNCTGIDNLVYNPYAGLDVSTTVKAYIFAMTYRTTF, from the coding sequence ATGACAATGCGCATTTCGCCACTCGCGTTGGCGATGGCAGGGGTGAGCCTTGGCTGGTCGTCGCTGGCCGGGGCCCAACTGGCAAACGATCTGACCATCGGCAACCCCAAGGCCATGGCCATGGCCAACGCCGTCACCGCCGATTCCACCGGCATCGACGCGGTGCACTACAACCCCGCCGCGCTGACCAAGCTCAAGGGCCGGCAGACCCAGCTCAAGCTGGTCACCGGGGTGATGGACATCCGCGCCGACTTCAAGGCACCGCCCAACTATGGCGATGCCGCCTTCGGCCTGGATGACGATCCGGTGGCCAACAGCAGCAGCCGTACCCTGACACCGACCATGTACCTGCCGGGCCTGGGCGGGATGACCGACATGCCGTTGCTGGTGGCGCCGCTGGCGGGGCTTTCGATCAACCCGCCGGGCTCGAAATTCACCTTCGCCACCAACGTCTATGCGCCCCAGGCACTGGGCTACTCGCGCGACTCCGACAGCGATCCGGCGCGCTACGAAGGGCGCCGGGTATCGCTGCAGCGCATCACCTACTTCTCGCCCTCGGTGGGCTACGAGATCAACGACACGCTTTCGGCGGGCCTGTCGATCGGCTTTTCGCACCAGGCGATGGCCCTGGATACCGACTTCCGCAACCCCGGCCTGCTCACCGGCCTGCTGCAGACCCTGCACGACACCACCTGCGTGCCGGGCGCGCAGGAAATCGTCGAGCTGGTGTTCAACGTCTGCGGCGGCCGCATCGGTCCCTACGACTCGCTGGCCAACCTGAAGCTGGACATGCAGCAGAGCCTGTCGCCGAGCTTCAACCTCGGCATCCTCTGGGAGCCCCGCGACTGGTTCGCCTGGGGCGCGACCTACCAGAGCGAGTCGCGCATGCACCTCAAGGGCAAGTACCGGGTCGACTACAGCCAGGACTGGCAGGGCTTCTGGTCCGGCCTGCAGAGCTCGATCTTCGGCGCCTTCCTGAGCCCCCTGTTCCCCTACGGCAACACCGACGAGGAACACGGCGTGGCGACGCTGAACATGGTCAACCCGGACAGCTTTTCCACCGGCATCAAGGTGCGCCCGTTCGACAAGTGGCAGTTCAACTTCGACCTGAAGTGGACCGACTACAGCGACTGGAACAAGCTGGAGATCGAGTTCGACAAGGAGCTCGACCTGTTGCGCATCGCCAAGAACTTCGCGCCCAACGGCGCCACCGACCACAGCATCATCCTCGACCGCGGCTACCAGGACACCTGGAGCTACGCCATGGGCATGCAGTACGACGTCAACGATCGCCTGCAACTGCGCGCCGGCTACGAGTACCGTCCTTCGGCAATCCCCAAGGACAAGGCCGACGCCCTGGTGCCGATCGGCGACGCCGATCTCTACGGCCTGGGCCTGGGCTACCAGTGGGACAAGGACACGGTGATCGATCTGGGCTTCAACTACTTCGTGTCGAAGCAGAGCATCAAGTCCGGCAGCAGCTGCAACCTGAACTGCACCGGCATCGACAACCTGGTCTACAACCCCTATGCGGGGCTTGACGTCAGCACCACGGTGAAGGCCTATATCTTCGCCATGACGTATCGGACGACTTTCTGA